The following proteins come from a genomic window of Lolium rigidum isolate FL_2022 chromosome 5, APGP_CSIRO_Lrig_0.1, whole genome shotgun sequence:
- the LOC124654551 gene encoding 3-hydroxy-3-methylglutaryl-coenzyme A reductase 3-like: MAVEVRRRVPAPHAAPRGRGTGEKGRVQAGDALPLPIRHTNLIFSALFAASLAYLMRRWREKIRTSTPLHVVGLTEIFAICGLVASLIYLLSFFGIAFVQSVVSNSDDEDEDFLIASGQKPAPAPQQCALLQSAGAAPEKMPEEDEEIVAGVVAGKIPSYVLETRLGDCRRAAGIRREALRRITGREIDGLPLDGFDYASILGQCCEMPVGYVQLPVGVAGPLVLDGRRLYVPMATTEGCLIASTNRGCKAIAESGGASSVVYRDGMTRAPVARFPSARRAAELKGFLEDPANFDTLNVVFNRSSRFARLQGVKCAMAGRNLYMRFTCSTGDAMGMNMVSKGVQNVLDYLQDDFPDMDVVSISGNFCSDKKSAAVNWIEGRGKSVVCEAVIREEVVRKVLKTNVQSLVELNVIKNLAGSAVAGALGGFNAHASNIVTAIFIATGQDPAQNVESSQCITMLEAINDGRDLHISVTMPSIEVGTVGGGTQLASQSACLDLLGVKGANRESPGSNARLLATVVAGAVLAGELSLISAQAAGHLVQSHMKYNRSSRDMSKVA, translated from the exons ATGGCTGTGGAGGTTCGCCGCAGGGTTCCCGCCCCCCACGCCGccccgcgcggccggggcacgggggaGAAGGGGAGGGTGCAGGCCGGGGACGCGCTGCCGCTGCCGATCCGCCACACCAACCTCATCTTCTCGGCGCTCTTCGCCGCCTCGCTCGCCTACCTGATGCGCCGGTGGCGGGAGAAGATCCGCACCTCCACGCCGCTCCACGTCGTGGGGCTCACCGAGATCTTCGCCATCTGCGGCCTCGTCGCCTCCCTCATCTACCTCCTCAGCTTCTTCGGCATCGCCTTCGTGCAGTCCGTCGTCTccaacagcgacgacgaggacgaggacttcCTCATCGCCTCCGGCCAgaagcccgcgcccgcgccccagCAGTGCGCCCTGCTGCAGAGCGCCGGCGCCGCGCCGGAGAAAatgccggaggaggacgaggagatcGTCGCGGGGGTCGTCGCGGGCAAGATCCCCTCCTACGTGCTCGAGACCAGGCTCGGCGACTGCCGCAGGGCCGCCGGGATCCGCCGCGAGGCGCTGCGCCGGATCACCGGCAGGGAGATCGACGGCCTCCCGCTCGACGGCTTCGACTATGCGTCCATCCTCGGCCAGTGCTGCGAGATGCCCGTGGGCTACGTGCAGCTGCCCGTCGGCGTCGCGGGcccgctcgtcctcgacggcCGACGCCTCTACGTCCCCATGGCCACCACCGAGGGCTGCCTCATCGCCAGCACCAACCGCGGATGCAAGGCCATCGCCGAGTCCGGCGGCGCCTCCAGCGTCGTCTACCGCGACGGGATGACCCGCGCCCCCGTCGCACGCTTCCCCtccgcccgccgcgccgccgagctCAAGGGATTCCTGGAGGACCCGGCCAACTTCGACACCCTCAACGTCGTCTTCAACAG ATCAAGCAGATTTGCAAGGCTGCAAGGAGTCAAGTGCGCCATGGCTGGGAGGAACCTGTACATGAGGTTCACCTGCAGCACTGGGGATGCCATGGGGATGAACATGGTCTCCAAGGGCGTCCAGAACGTGCTGGACTACCTGCAGGATGACTTCCCTGACATGGATGTCGTCAGCATCTCAG GCAACTTTTGTTCCGACAAAAAATCGGCTGCTGTGAACTGGATTGAAGGGCGTGGAAAGTCCGTGGTTTGCGAGGCAGTAATCAGAGAAGAAGTTGTCCGAAAAGTTCTCAAGACCAACGTTCAGTCCCTCGTGGAGTTGAATGTGATCAAGAACCTTGCTGGCTCAGCAGTTGCTGGAGCTCTTGGGGGTTTCAATGCTCATGCAAGCAACATTGTAACGGCTATCTTCATTGCCACTGGTCAGGATCCTGCACAGAACGTGGAGAGCTCACAGTGTATCACCATGTTGGAAGCTATAAATGATGGCAGAGACCTTCACATCTCCGTTACTATGCCATCTATCGAG GTGGGCACAGTTGGTGGAGGCACGCAGCTGGCCTCACAGTCGGCTTGCTTGGACCTACTTGGCGTCAAGGGCGCGAACAGGGAATCCCCCGGATCGAATGCTAGGCTGCTTGCCACGGTGGTGGCTGGTGCGGTCCTAGCTGGGGAGCTGTCCCTCATCTCTGCACAAGCTGCCGGCCATCTGGTCCAGAGCCACATGAAATACAACAGATCCAGCAGGGATATGTCCAAAGTCGCCTGA